In Helianthus annuus cultivar XRQ/B chromosome 9, HanXRQr2.0-SUNRISE, whole genome shotgun sequence, the following are encoded in one genomic region:
- the LOC110878564 gene encoding uncharacterized protein LOC110878564 — MACSYTSNNTTYGVRSISLPTTSHSSTYNIKKELNDIKTCAMYSSSCKPSIETLYDGLLKLSRLYECLHEFINVVCSTHDDEKWVEELRDGLVGFLDVCDIMRDIMSRYKEHARDLQCALRRRKGDSSIEISIARYKCFRKMIKKDVKRLIASLKRSTVAKSQDRRHHHHHPHHEVVIKMVMEVTVSVFESLLMHFVMPNSETPKASRWSLVVSKLIQRTRVACEEHHDQHTKDIESLDVVLHGQCIKDDRFSSWQNDAYLWDVMEAQIDRIDGGLEYMFRSMIKTRSYLLNIISNY, encoded by the coding sequence ATGGCCTGTTCTTACACATCAAATAATACTACCTATGGAGTTCGATCCATTAGTCTCCCTACCACATCACATTCATCCACTTATAATATCAAGAAAGAGCTTAACGACATCAAAACATGTGCAATGTATTCATCATCGTGTAAGCCGTCTATAGAAACCCTTTATGATGGTTTATTGAAATTGTCTAGATTGTATGAATGCTTGCATGAGTTTATAAACGTGGTATGTTCGACCCATGACGACGAGAAATGGGTTGAAGAGCTAAGGGACGGATTGGTTGGGTTCTTGGATGTTTGCGACATCATGAGAGATATCATGTCGCGTTACAAAGAGCATGCAAGAGACCTTCAATGTGCTTTAAGAAGGAGAAAGGGAGATTCAAGCATCGAAATCAGCATTGCACGATACAAATGTTTTAGAAAAATGATTAAGAAAGATGTGAAGAGATTGATAGCAAGTTTAAAGCGATCCACGGTAGCAAAGTCACAAGatcgtcgccaccaccaccaccacccgcaCCATGAGGTTGTGATCAAAATGGTAATGGAGGTGACTGTTTCCGTCTTTGAGTCTCTATTGATGCATTTTGTCATGCCGAATTCAGAAACACCTAAGGCAAGTAGGTGGTCTTTGGTGGTATCAAAGTTGATTCAAAGGACAAGAGTGGCATGTGAAGAACATCATGATCAACATACAAAAGATATCGAAAGTTTGGATGTTGTGTTACACGGTCAATGCATCAAAGATGATCGATTTTCGTCTTGGCAGAATGATGCATATTTATGGGATGTAATGGAAGCTCAAATAGATAGAATCGATGGTGGTTTAGAGTATATGTTTAGGAGTATGATTAAAACAAGGTCATATCTTCTTAACATAATTTCCAACTATTGA